In a genomic window of Punica granatum isolate Tunisia-2019 chromosome 6, ASM765513v2, whole genome shotgun sequence:
- the LOC116210502 gene encoding truncated transcription factor CAULIFLOWER A-like, with product MGRRKLEMKRIEDRSNRQVTFSKRRNGLIKKARELSVLCDVDVALLVFSSTGKLYEFCSSGSSLANILERYRKHLEEADASDAITNPRNCSLGDAWQRSHMELLQLAQSHMGGMDIEQLNMVDLVQLEKQLDAAMTQTRFRKIQLMEQSATPFYKQELRQENRLLEEQVNSLASGSGRGSVSGQHQPHQLATLRWMNKP from the exons ATGGGGCGGAGAAAGCTGGAGATGAAGCGGATCGAGGACAGGAGCAACCGTCAAGTCACCTTCTCGAAGCGGCGGAACGGCCTCATCAAGAAAGCCCGCGAGCTCTCCGTCCTCTGCGACGTCGACGTCGCCCTCCTCGTCTTCTCCTCCACCGGCAAGCTCTATGAGTTCTGCAGCAGCGGCAGCAG TTTGGCAAATATCCTGGAGCGTTACCGGAAACATTTGGAGGAAGCAGATGCATCTGATGCTATTACTAACCCGAGG AACTGTTCCTTGGGAGATGCGTGGCAGCGGTCCCACATGGAATTGCTGCAGCTAGCTCAGAG TCATATGGGAGGGATGGATATTGAGCAGTTGAATATGGTTGATCTCGTGCAATTAGAGAAGCAACTCGATGCAGCTATGACACAAACTAGATTTAGAAAG ATACAGCTTATGGAGCAGTCCGCCACGCCTTTCTATAAACAG GAGCTGAGGCAGGAGAATAGGCTCCTCGAAGAGCAG GTCAATTCACTTGCAAGTGGCAGCGGTCGTGGTAGTGTCTCAGGTCAGCATCAGCCTCATCAGCTTGCCACCCTCAGGTGGATGAACAAGCCGTAA